From Gemmatimonadaceae bacterium, a single genomic window includes:
- a CDS encoding Ig-like domain-containing protein, translated as MQLFSRNKALVALSLSALTVLGACGDDVTVTQTTTPETVTLSPANLSLNVGEVGSLAAQIVGGTNSTLASCTASSAVITVAVNSGACRVTAVAPGNATVTATTSSGKSASAGVTVNAPAPAIVGLSVTPAAANLTVGGTATITANPTTQATGATITRSFVTSNAAVATVNATTGVVTAVAPGTATITVTLTGSGTGLTTATVTGQVAITVTALPAGITALSVNPASVSVLPAGTATLVPAATTASGVTASFSYVSANPGVATVSSTGVVTGVAPGATSITVTATSLATSSFSASTLTATVPVTVVQRAQIAIGNITTGQTNNPVDISNVNGQIQVALNLDVGGQVVTATNVCVLAPSSTTPCTAANAAARQTYGAGGASTGTINAFINTADFTVTADSGTATALYQNGQSIIVASYEAAGSGSTASNNQVVLNFNNTDGFAAWHRAPSNSAVRLADNLTFFGGPGTAGRGSVIVTPVIYTPGRSISRATVQLAGAPCGAQSYTFVTGTDNRPWRITYGSGTTATTFFGCSSATNTGVTDLDLLPLVTASVDNQQNPGPTVGAVTAFRTATTNLNGSPVTIPGRIRADYQGPSLTVTAPLNQWASIASNYSFRSNTSMNDGVGVGFASATTATNQGTLTFTFTGCGTTAAAFDGTTGTGAIPECSTNFTQSVYTVAATGADRLGNSTTSANSGTFAIDNTPPQLRYTASSDSLTIYNGVLPLAGSAADTMFSAEALDDRSGFDAGAASHYLARANQTNSTGTCVVGSIPTAGIGSSFITNPNCTMATAAFTGAVLPDGFRPIAPVVLSGLGGTQGYYTYSVTIKDRAGNTGVFPTGTGVIRQALVNNTAPAITGLGLPGTVTASTQGAFTPNFIETVEAWFTNFRVSYAGLQNPAASAEASIIFPATPVESASAAVITGQFGRWNNVIFPNGNVTVGTPFTSGTTFYTNIEFTNANGTLSNTPTVLRPDSIGARVANVGGLVSTAGATGQYAVALLSGNVADDATRWNAKTAGANIIAFTMGTDAAQWNAPANGVKAVVTANSNQINSPFGRVDFYAYTAAGSGNWRYLGSVNGQSAPSTSAAGAGPVYIADNGGTRTWTYRLTTAACDSVTVGCTGATLGAQVGNNIIAVATTVDGQGRALATTAGAGSAILASAPSSWAAAPTFGFAANYNVAAAGVSGPTAITSGPTYTAANAFGSPANAVYSCVSANTAIATCSINSSTGAVTTTMAAGLASGATTTITVYAVSAPSNGFAGASASTSFTVTVP; from the coding sequence ATGCAACTCTTCTCTCGGAACAAGGCGCTCGTCGCCCTGAGCCTGAGCGCCCTGACGGTGCTCGGTGCTTGCGGTGATGACGTCACGGTGACCCAGACGACGACGCCGGAAACGGTGACGTTGTCGCCGGCGAACCTTTCGCTGAACGTCGGCGAAGTGGGCTCGCTGGCTGCCCAGATCGTGGGCGGCACGAACTCGACGCTCGCGAGCTGCACGGCGAGCAGCGCGGTGATCACGGTGGCCGTGAACAGCGGCGCGTGCCGTGTCACGGCGGTGGCGCCGGGTAACGCGACGGTGACGGCCACGACGAGCTCGGGCAAGAGCGCGTCGGCGGGTGTCACGGTCAACGCGCCGGCTCCGGCGATCGTCGGCCTCTCGGTCACGCCGGCCGCGGCCAACCTGACGGTTGGTGGCACGGCGACGATCACGGCCAACCCGACGACGCAGGCGACGGGTGCGACCATCACGCGTTCGTTCGTGACGAGCAACGCGGCGGTGGCGACGGTGAACGCGACGACGGGTGTCGTCACGGCGGTGGCCCCGGGTACGGCCACGATCACGGTGACGCTGACGGGTTCGGGCACGGGCCTGACCACGGCGACGGTGACGGGCCAGGTGGCCATCACGGTCACGGCGCTTCCGGCTGGCATCACGGCGCTCTCGGTGAACCCGGCCTCGGTGTCGGTGCTCCCCGCGGGCACGGCGACGCTCGTTCCGGCCGCGACGACGGCCTCGGGCGTGACGGCGAGCTTCTCCTACGTCTCGGCGAACCCGGGCGTGGCGACGGTCAGCTCGACGGGTGTGGTGACGGGTGTGGCGCCGGGCGCCACGTCGATCACGGTGACGGCCACGTCGCTCGCGACGTCGTCGTTCTCGGCCTCGACGCTCACGGCCACGGTGCCGGTGACGGTCGTCCAGCGCGCGCAGATCGCGATCGGCAACATCACGACGGGTCAGACCAACAACCCGGTCGACATCTCGAACGTGAACGGCCAGATCCAGGTCGCGCTGAACCTTGACGTGGGTGGCCAGGTCGTGACGGCCACGAACGTCTGCGTGCTTGCGCCGTCCTCGACGACGCCCTGCACGGCGGCCAACGCGGCTGCGCGTCAGACCTACGGTGCGGGTGGTGCCTCGACGGGCACGATCAACGCCTTCATCAACACGGCCGACTTCACGGTCACGGCCGACTCGGGCACGGCGACGGCGCTCTACCAGAACGGTCAGAGCATCATCGTGGCCTCGTACGAAGCGGCGGGCTCGGGCTCGACCGCCTCGAACAACCAGGTCGTCCTGAACTTCAACAACACGGACGGCTTCGCCGCGTGGCACCGCGCCCCGTCGAACTCGGCCGTGCGCCTGGCTGATAACCTGACGTTCTTCGGTGGCCCGGGCACGGCTGGCCGTGGCTCGGTCATCGTGACGCCGGTCATCTACACGCCGGGTCGCTCGATCTCCCGCGCGACGGTGCAGCTCGCGGGCGCCCCTTGCGGCGCGCAGAGCTACACGTTCGTGACGGGCACGGACAACCGTCCGTGGCGCATCACGTACGGCTCGGGCACGACGGCCACGACGTTCTTCGGCTGCTCGAGCGCGACGAACACGGGTGTGACCGACCTCGACCTGCTCCCGCTGGTCACGGCCTCGGTTGACAACCAGCAGAACCCGGGCCCGACGGTCGGCGCGGTGACGGCCTTCCGGACGGCCACGACGAACCTGAACGGTTCGCCGGTGACGATCCCGGGCCGCATCCGTGCGGACTACCAGGGTCCGAGCCTCACGGTCACGGCTCCGCTCAACCAGTGGGCCTCGATCGCCAGCAACTACAGCTTCCGCTCGAACACGTCGATGAACGACGGCGTCGGCGTCGGTTTCGCCAGCGCCACGACTGCGACGAACCAGGGCACGCTGACGTTCACGTTCACGGGCTGCGGCACGACTGCGGCTGCGTTCGATGGCACGACGGGCACGGGTGCGATCCCCGAGTGCTCGACGAACTTCACGCAGAGCGTGTACACGGTTGCTGCCACGGGCGCTGACCGCCTCGGCAACAGCACGACCTCGGCCAACTCGGGCACGTTCGCCATCGACAACACGCCGCCGCAGCTCCGTTACACGGCGTCGTCGGACTCGCTGACGATCTACAACGGCGTGCTCCCGCTCGCCGGCTCGGCGGCTGACACGATGTTCTCGGCCGAGGCCCTGGACGACCGCTCGGGCTTCGACGCCGGTGCGGCCAGCCACTACCTCGCCCGTGCTAACCAGACGAATTCGACCGGCACGTGCGTCGTCGGCTCGATTCCGACGGCCGGCATCGGCTCGTCGTTCATCACGAACCCGAACTGCACCATGGCGACCGCCGCCTTCACGGGCGCGGTGCTTCCGGACGGCTTCCGTCCGATCGCGCCGGTCGTTCTCTCGGGCCTCGGTGGCACGCAGGGTTACTACACGTACTCGGTCACCATCAAGGACCGCGCCGGCAACACGGGCGTGTTCCCGACGGGCACGGGCGTGATCCGTCAGGCGCTCGTCAACAACACGGCGCCCGCCATCACGGGCCTGGGTCTCCCGGGCACGGTCACGGCTTCGACGCAGGGTGCGTTCACGCCGAACTTCATCGAAACGGTTGAAGCGTGGTTCACGAACTTCCGCGTGTCGTACGCCGGCCTGCAGAACCCGGCCGCTTCGGCGGAAGCCTCGATCATCTTCCCGGCGACGCCGGTGGAGTCGGCCAGCGCCGCGGTGATCACCGGCCAGTTCGGCCGCTGGAACAACGTGATCTTCCCGAACGGCAACGTTACGGTTGGTACGCCGTTCACGTCCGGTACGACGTTCTACACCAACATCGAATTCACGAACGCCAACGGTACGCTCTCGAACACCCCGACGGTTCTCCGTCCGGACTCGATCGGCGCACGCGTGGCGAACGTCGGTGGTCTGGTGTCGACGGCTGGCGCCACGGGCCAGTACGCGGTCGCGCTGCTTAGCGGCAACGTGGCTGACGATGCGACCCGCTGGAACGCCAAGACGGCTGGCGCGAACATCATCGCGTTCACGATGGGTACCGACGCCGCGCAGTGGAACGCGCCGGCGAACGGTGTGAAGGCTGTGGTCACGGCCAACTCGAACCAGATCAACTCGCCGTTCGGTCGCGTTGACTTCTACGCCTACACGGCGGCTGGTTCGGGCAACTGGCGCTACCTCGGGTCGGTCAACGGCCAGAGCGCGCCGAGCACGTCCGCGGCTGGAGCGGGCCCGGTGTACATCGCCGACAACGGCGGCACGCGCACCTGGACCTATCGCCTCACCACGGCCGCTTGCGACTCGGTGACGGTTGGCTGCACGGGCGCCACGCTCGGTGCGCAGGTTGGTAACAACATCATCGCGGTTGCGACGACGGTTGACGGCCAGGGTCGTGCCCTGGCGACGACGGCTGGCGCTGGCTCGGCCATCCTCGCTTCGGCCCCGTCCTCGTGGGCGGCTGCTCCGACGTTTGGCTTCGCGGCCAATTACAACGTCGCTGCGGCTGGCGTGAGCGGCCCGACGGCCATCACGTCGGGTCCGACGTACACGGCTGCCAATGCCTTCGGCAGCCCGGCCAACGCGGTGTACAGCTGCGTCTCGGCCAACACGGCGATCGCCACCTGCTCGATCAACTCGAGCACGGGTGCGGTTACCACGACGATGGCGGCTGGCCTGGCCAGCGGCGCGACGACGACCATCACGGTCTACGCCGTCAGCGCTCCGAGCAACGGCTTCGCCGGTGCTTCGGCCTCGACGAGCTTCACGGTCACGGTTCCGTAA
- a CDS encoding ATP-dependent helicase, translating into MADLPRVHVPVPARRVVPPPPATADGPALNAAQAEAASHGDSPLLIVAGAGSGKTRTLIHRVAALIQRGVPPGRILLLTFTRRAAQEMISRCERLVGSASQQVQGGTFHGTAHRLLRRFGPAAGLPGDFTILDQSDASDLMGLSRSALGYGDLKNAPRSAPRFPRAETLVSLYSRHVNTNRPIEELLQEQWPHFLAWTGDIERCFGDYVQRKTARNLLDYDDLLLSWALLLEQAPSIAHEIRALFDHVLVDEYQDTNPLQSRILRGLCTSGRITVVGDDAQSIYAFRGATIRNILDFPHEFPGTHIVTLAQNYRSTAPILDTTNTLIARSTQRYSKQLWTTREGGEAPWLVTVRDETAQTAFVVDRLLELHEQGTPLREMAVLFRAGYLSADLEIELANRRIPYEKWGGLKFLEAAHIKDMLAFLRVLENPRDEVSWYRLLRLLPGVGDATARGAIELLAQHNWEPMALGALRAPARARPALQGMAALFDGMRRVERQHAHSPAESIRLARQLYDPILQATYDDAPPRLADLDQLEIIAAGYPDRGTFLAALALEPPAATQDLAVGSTDEDDALILSTVHSAKGKEWDVVFVIHASDGVFPMGRAAGDEDQVEEERRLMYVAMTRARNELYVTYPLHSYSTRTGADFAYSQLSRFLDEGVRRTMQRVTVGEHQPPALPGPREGAVIEPTVDLRALLRGRFGAS; encoded by the coding sequence ATGGCCGACCTGCCCCGCGTCCATGTCCCCGTCCCCGCCCGGCGCGTCGTGCCCCCGCCCCCAGCTACGGCCGACGGGCCGGCCCTCAACGCCGCGCAGGCCGAAGCGGCGAGCCATGGGGATAGCCCCCTTCTTATAGTGGCCGGGGCAGGGTCCGGAAAAACCCGCACCCTCATCCACCGCGTCGCCGCCCTCATTCAGCGCGGGGTCCCCCCGGGGCGGATCCTGCTCCTGACCTTCACCCGGCGGGCCGCCCAGGAAATGATCAGCCGCTGCGAGCGGCTCGTCGGCTCGGCGTCCCAGCAGGTCCAGGGAGGCACCTTTCATGGCACGGCCCACCGGCTCCTGCGCCGTTTCGGTCCCGCCGCTGGCCTCCCGGGCGACTTCACGATCCTCGATCAGAGCGACGCCAGCGACCTGATGGGGCTCTCGCGCTCCGCCCTCGGGTACGGCGATCTCAAGAACGCGCCGCGCTCGGCCCCGCGCTTCCCGCGCGCCGAAACGCTCGTGTCGCTCTACTCGCGGCACGTCAACACCAACCGGCCCATCGAGGAACTGCTGCAGGAGCAGTGGCCCCACTTTCTCGCCTGGACCGGCGATATCGAGCGCTGCTTCGGCGACTACGTGCAGCGCAAGACGGCGCGCAATCTGCTCGACTACGACGATCTCCTGCTCTCCTGGGCGCTGCTCCTCGAGCAGGCGCCGAGCATTGCGCACGAGATCCGCGCCCTCTTCGATCATGTGCTGGTCGACGAGTATCAGGATACCAACCCGCTGCAATCGCGCATCCTGCGCGGCCTCTGCACGAGCGGGCGCATTACCGTGGTGGGCGACGATGCCCAGAGCATCTACGCCTTTCGCGGCGCCACGATTCGCAACATCCTCGACTTCCCGCACGAGTTCCCGGGCACGCACATCGTCACGCTGGCGCAGAACTACCGCTCCACCGCGCCCATTCTCGACACGACGAACACGCTCATTGCCCGCAGCACCCAGCGCTATTCCAAGCAGCTGTGGACGACGCGCGAAGGCGGCGAGGCCCCGTGGCTCGTTACGGTGCGCGATGAGACCGCGCAGACGGCCTTCGTGGTGGACCGGCTGCTCGAACTGCACGAGCAGGGGACGCCGCTGCGCGAGATGGCGGTGCTCTTTCGCGCCGGCTATCTCTCGGCCGACCTGGAGATCGAGCTCGCCAATCGCCGGATTCCGTACGAGAAGTGGGGCGGGCTCAAGTTCCTCGAGGCGGCGCACATCAAGGACATGCTCGCCTTCCTGCGCGTGCTCGAGAACCCACGCGACGAGGTGAGCTGGTATCGCCTGCTGCGGCTGCTGCCTGGGGTGGGCGATGCGACCGCGCGCGGCGCCATCGAGTTGCTGGCGCAGCACAACTGGGAGCCCATGGCCCTGGGCGCGCTGCGAGCGCCCGCCCGCGCCCGCCCGGCACTGCAGGGGATGGCGGCCTTGTTCGACGGCATGCGACGGGTGGAGCGGCAGCATGCGCATAGCCCGGCGGAAAGCATTCGCCTCGCCCGCCAGCTTTACGACCCGATTCTGCAGGCCACCTACGACGACGCGCCGCCGCGGCTCGCCGATCTCGACCAGCTTGAGATCATCGCCGCCGGCTACCCCGATCGCGGCACCTTCCTGGCCGCTCTCGCGCTCGAACCGCCCGCGGCCACGCAGGACCTCGCCGTGGGCAGCACCGACGAAGACGACGCCCTCATCCTGTCGACCGTCCACTCGGCGAAGGGCAAGGAGTGGGATGTCGTCTTCGTGATCCACGCCAGCGATGGCGTCTTCCCCATGGGGCGGGCGGCGGGCGATGAGGATCAGGTGGAGGAGGAGCGCCGCCTGATGTACGTCGCCATGACGCGGGCGCGGAACGAGTTGTACGTGACCTATCCCCTCCACAGCTACAGCACCCGTACCGGCGCGGACTTCGCCTACTCCCAGCTGTCCCGTTTTCTTGATGAGGGGGTACGACGCACGATGCAGCGCGTCACGGTGGGTGAGCATCAGCCGCCCGCCCTGCCCGGTCCGCGGGAGGGGGCGGTGATCGAACCCACGGTGGACTTGCGCGCGTTGCTGCGGGGGCGCTTCGGCGCCTCCTGA
- a CDS encoding aminopeptidase has product MGMIPRWLSARQFFARSGALVATALVLFLGLTPMGCYLSRAAYEEARILARRQPIQQLVARDNTDPVLRAKLALVLQARQYAADSLHLKANESFTAFSQLDRDTLVLVVNAAYRDRLERKTWWFPVVGRFPYKGFFDFKEAQRTAQELREQGFDVTVGPSSAFSTLGWFNDPLVSTTVKMDSVTLVNTIFHELLHNTFFAKGSVSYNESFASFVGGRATEHFFRSRGDTAMLRRAEADWQDDLLLGAFWERTAHEIDSAFTALPDSAHAARLAARDTIYGRARRRLVDSVGPQLRTYPKGWVERVPLNNAVLMARRVYADRLDRFDSVYVANGRDLPKAIRAVIAMYQDSVKAAKR; this is encoded by the coding sequence ATGGGAATGATACCCCGATGGCTCTCAGCTCGGCAGTTCTTCGCCCGGTCCGGCGCCCTGGTGGCGACGGCGCTGGTGCTGTTCCTGGGGCTCACCCCCATGGGCTGTTATCTGTCCCGGGCCGCATATGAAGAAGCGCGCATCCTCGCACGGCGGCAGCCGATTCAGCAGCTCGTCGCGCGCGACAACACCGATCCGGTGCTCCGTGCCAAACTGGCGTTGGTGCTGCAGGCGCGGCAGTACGCGGCCGATTCGCTCCACCTCAAAGCCAACGAGAGCTTCACGGCCTTCTCGCAGCTCGATCGCGATACGCTCGTATTGGTCGTCAACGCCGCCTACCGCGACCGCCTGGAGCGCAAAACGTGGTGGTTTCCGGTCGTGGGCCGATTTCCGTACAAAGGCTTCTTCGACTTCAAGGAGGCGCAGCGCACCGCCCAGGAGCTCCGCGAGCAGGGCTTCGACGTCACGGTGGGCCCCTCATCCGCCTTCAGTACCCTGGGCTGGTTCAACGATCCGCTGGTGAGCACCACCGTCAAGATGGATTCGGTGACGCTCGTCAACACGATCTTTCATGAGCTGCTGCACAACACCTTCTTTGCGAAGGGCTCGGTGAGCTACAACGAATCGTTCGCCAGCTTCGTGGGTGGGCGGGCCACGGAGCACTTCTTCCGCTCGCGCGGCGATACCGCCATGCTGCGCCGCGCCGAGGCGGATTGGCAGGACGATCTGCTCCTCGGCGCCTTCTGGGAGCGCACCGCCCACGAGATCGACAGCGCCTTCACCGCCCTCCCCGACAGCGCTCACGCCGCCCGCCTCGCCGCGCGCGACACCATCTACGGCCGCGCCCGACGCCGGCTCGTGGACTCGGTGGGCCCACAGCTCCGGACCTACCCGAAAGGCTGGGTGGAGCGCGTCCCGCTCAACAACGCCGTCCTCATGGCTCGTCGCGTCTATGCGGATCGACTGGATCGCTTCGATTCCGTGTACGTCGCCAATGGACGGGACTTGCCGAAGGCCATTCGCGCGGTCATTGCCATGTATCAGGATTCGGTGAAGGCAGCGAAGCGATAG
- a CDS encoding insulinase family protein: MPTFFRAALVASLLPALLPAQRAATPAASRAAAVDTNGRAVLPVDPAVRIGTLPNGLKYYIRRNAKPEKRAELRLVVNAGSILEEEDQRGLAHFIEHMAFNGTKSFAKNDIVKYLESIGVRFGADLNAYTNFDETVYILPVPTDGAGILDKSLRFLRDVASGILFDSTEVVAERGVVLSEWRDGLGAGSRLRDKQLPVIFKGSRYADRLTIGLPSILEKANPSALKRYWRDWYRPDLMAVVAVGDADPVKLEALIRANFSGIARRTAPRPRTYAAVPPHDSTLVSIATDKELTTASVQVLWKRPVTVSRTVKAYRTQLAEQLYQSILNQRFSEIRLRPDAPFTGAGSGSGRFVRNAEVSSLSAGAKDGKILETLQSLLIESERMQRFGALPAELERAKTNLLRSYEQAYAERDKSESAQYVDEYVTNFLEQEPIPGIAYEFALAKALVPSLSLADVNAVGQSQSGSANRVVTIAMPERADAKVPTEAEVRAIFGKVLATSITPWTETVAEGALVPSAPAPGKIVAERTIAGPGITEWTLSNGIRVLVKPTDFNNDQILMTAWSPGGGSLVSDAEALTAALAPSIIQQGGVGSFSAIDLRKKLTGKVANVSAQIGDLTEGLSGSASPRDLETMLQLAWLRVTAPRADTALFKAFLQQYETVIKNKDANPQLVFQDTIQMTLGAGHPRVRPLSMDMLKEFDLGRMLALYKDRFADVGDMTVVFVGNVDLATLKPLVAQWIATLPASGRKETWKETGPKPLAGQVTKLVKKGLEPTSSTIVLLSGTAPYSREQAYLISSLADLAEMRLLDRLREALGGTYSVSVGGNLSRRPREEWQFSIQYGSSPDKAESMFAALEQELDSLRRVPPSAAELERVKEQQRREFEVQLKQNGYWLSSIRTRAEYGDPLETMGDYLTLVNGLTAEKLFAAAKQYLNETNRARFVLLPEK; this comes from the coding sequence ATGCCCACGTTCTTCCGCGCCGCGCTCGTCGCCAGCCTGCTCCCGGCGCTGCTCCCTGCCCAACGGGCCGCGACGCCCGCCGCGTCCCGCGCCGCCGCCGTGGATACGAACGGCCGAGCGGTCCTGCCGGTGGATCCGGCGGTCCGTATCGGCACGCTCCCCAATGGGCTCAAGTACTACATCCGCCGTAATGCGAAGCCGGAGAAGCGCGCCGAACTCCGCCTCGTCGTGAACGCCGGCTCGATTTTGGAAGAGGAGGATCAGCGCGGTCTCGCGCACTTCATCGAGCACATGGCGTTCAACGGCACGAAGAGCTTCGCCAAGAACGACATCGTGAAGTATCTCGAGTCGATCGGCGTGCGCTTCGGGGCCGACCTGAATGCGTACACGAACTTTGACGAAACCGTGTACATCCTGCCCGTCCCGACCGACGGCGCGGGCATTCTCGACAAGAGCCTGCGGTTCCTGCGCGACGTGGCGAGCGGCATCCTGTTCGACTCCACCGAGGTCGTGGCGGAACGGGGCGTCGTGCTGAGCGAATGGCGCGACGGACTCGGCGCCGGCTCGCGACTGCGCGACAAGCAGTTGCCGGTGATCTTCAAGGGCTCGCGCTACGCCGACCGTCTCACGATCGGTCTGCCGTCGATTCTCGAGAAGGCCAACCCCTCAGCGCTCAAGCGCTACTGGCGCGACTGGTACCGCCCCGATCTCATGGCGGTCGTCGCCGTCGGCGACGCCGATCCCGTAAAGCTGGAGGCGCTCATCCGCGCGAACTTCAGCGGCATTGCGCGCCGTACCGCACCGCGCCCGCGTACCTATGCCGCGGTCCCGCCGCATGACTCCACGCTGGTCTCCATTGCCACCGACAAAGAGCTGACCACGGCCAGTGTGCAGGTGTTGTGGAAGCGTCCGGTGACGGTGTCGCGCACGGTGAAGGCGTATCGTACGCAGCTGGCCGAGCAGCTCTACCAGTCCATTCTCAATCAGCGGTTCAGCGAAATCCGCCTGCGCCCCGACGCGCCCTTCACCGGCGCGGGGAGCGGCAGTGGCCGCTTCGTCCGCAACGCCGAAGTGAGCTCCCTCTCAGCGGGAGCGAAGGACGGCAAGATCCTCGAGACGCTGCAGTCGCTGCTCATCGAGTCGGAGCGCATGCAGCGCTTCGGCGCGCTGCCGGCCGAACTCGAGCGGGCGAAGACGAACCTGCTCCGCAGCTACGAGCAGGCGTACGCCGAACGCGACAAGTCGGAGTCGGCGCAGTACGTGGATGAGTACGTCACGAACTTCCTCGAGCAGGAGCCGATTCCGGGGATCGCATACGAGTTCGCGCTGGCCAAGGCCCTGGTGCCGTCCCTGTCGCTCGCCGATGTGAACGCCGTGGGGCAGTCGCAGAGCGGATCAGCGAACCGCGTGGTGACGATTGCCATGCCGGAACGGGCCGACGCAAAGGTGCCGACGGAGGCGGAGGTCCGGGCGATCTTTGGCAAGGTGCTCGCGACCAGCATCACCCCGTGGACGGAGACGGTGGCCGAAGGAGCACTCGTCCCGTCGGCCCCGGCGCCGGGCAAGATCGTGGCTGAGCGCACCATCGCGGGCCCCGGCATCACGGAGTGGACGCTGTCGAATGGCATTCGCGTGCTCGTGAAGCCGACCGATTTCAACAACGATCAGATCCTGATGACGGCGTGGAGCCCGGGCGGCGGCAGCCTGGTGAGCGATGCCGAGGCGCTGACGGCCGCGCTCGCCCCGTCGATCATTCAGCAGGGCGGCGTCGGCAGTTTCTCGGCGATCGATCTGCGGAAGAAGCTCACCGGCAAAGTGGCGAACGTGTCCGCGCAGATCGGCGATCTGACCGAAGGGCTGTCGGGGAGTGCGTCGCCGCGTGACCTCGAAACGATGCTGCAGCTGGCGTGGCTGCGCGTGACCGCGCCGCGCGCCGATACGGCGCTGTTCAAGGCGTTCTTGCAGCAGTACGAAACGGTCATCAAGAACAAGGACGCCAACCCGCAGCTCGTCTTCCAGGACACGATCCAGATGACGCTGGGGGCGGGACATCCTCGTGTACGTCCGCTCTCGATGGACATGCTCAAGGAGTTCGACCTTGGGCGCATGCTTGCGCTGTACAAGGATCGCTTTGCCGACGTGGGCGACATGACCGTGGTATTCGTGGGCAATGTGGATCTCGCCACGCTCAAGCCCCTCGTGGCGCAGTGGATTGCCACGCTGCCGGCCAGCGGTCGCAAGGAGACGTGGAAGGAAACCGGGCCCAAGCCACTCGCCGGTCAGGTCACGAAGCTGGTGAAGAAGGGGCTCGAGCCGACGAGCTCCACGATCGTGCTGCTGAGTGGCACCGCGCCCTATAGCCGCGAGCAGGCGTATCTGATCTCGTCGCTGGCCGACCTGGCGGAAATGCGGCTCCTCGATCGCCTGCGCGAAGCGCTCGGCGGTACCTACAGCGTGAGTGTGGGCGGCAACCTGTCGCGCCGTCCGCGCGAAGAGTGGCAGTTCAGCATCCAATACGGCTCCTCGCCCGACAAGGCCGAAAGCATGTTTGCGGCGCTGGAGCAGGAGCTCGACTCGCTGCGCCGCGTGCCGCCCTCGGCGGCGGAGCTCGAGCGCGTGAAGGAGCAGCAGCGCCGGGAGTTCGAGGTCCAGCTCAAGCAGAACGGCTACTGGCTGAGCAGCATCCGGACGCGCGCCGAGTACGGCGATCCGCTGGAGACGATGGGCGACTATCTCACGCTGGTGAACGGGCTCACCGCCGAGAAGCTCTTTGCCGCGGCGAAGCAGTACTTGAACGAGACGAACCGGGCGCGGTTCGTGCTGCTGCCGGAGAAGTAG
- a CDS encoding DUF3192 domain-containing protein, whose translation MAMITRSFVRRTLAFTTAAAALLLTACGPDEVGAKKLKPIKEGMAQDSIYPIMGTGPLTATFAADSARLDHGFRRSIYLVNGKNIQVVYYREQPGNVAEPLYQDTETPVVVVDKKVEGWGWKAYKKAMKSYNLPANVTPRDTAPVKGTPVPAPTKTDSAAKPAGPKA comes from the coding sequence ATGGCTATGATCACTCGCTCGTTCGTTCGCAGGACTCTCGCGTTCACCACCGCAGCGGCCGCGCTCCTCCTCACGGCCTGCGGCCCCGACGAAGTCGGCGCCAAGAAGCTCAAGCCCATCAAGGAGGGCATGGCGCAGGATTCGATCTACCCGATCATGGGCACCGGCCCGCTTACGGCCACCTTCGCTGCCGATAGCGCACGCCTCGACCATGGCTTCCGGCGCTCGATCTACCTGGTCAACGGCAAGAACATCCAGGTGGTCTACTATCGCGAGCAGCCGGGGAACGTCGCCGAGCCGCTCTACCAGGACACCGAAACGCCGGTGGTCGTGGTGGACAAGAAAGTCGAAGGGTGGGGCTGGAAAGCCTACAAGAAGGCCATGAAGAGCTACAACCTTCCGGCCAACGTCACCCCGCGCGATACGGCCCCGGTGAAGGGGACCCCGGTCCCGGCCCCGACCAAGACGGACTCCGCCGCGAAGCCGGCCGGTCCGAAGGCCTAA
- the lipB gene encoding lipoyl(octanoyl) transferase LipB translates to MSDRLLALRDLGLMPYDDAWSLQKETARRRIAGEEPHDVLLLVQHPPVVTLGRSTKPGHLLATAEGLEAAGVELRDVERGGDVTVHEPGQLVAYPIFDLKQHTKDLHWYLRQVEEAVIVALREFGLETTRVAGLTGVWVEDARGRRKLASIGVHARDWVTWHGVALNVENTLATFAHTVPCGIDGVEMTTVARELALLGHRSVPSLADVAGAVARGFAQVFRLTVSDETRAIEA, encoded by the coding sequence ATGTCCGACCGTCTCCTCGCTCTCCGTGATCTGGGGCTGATGCCCTACGATGACGCGTGGTCTCTGCAAAAGGAGACCGCGCGCCGCCGTATTGCGGGCGAGGAACCGCACGATGTGCTGCTGCTGGTGCAGCATCCGCCGGTCGTGACGCTGGGGCGCAGCACGAAGCCGGGGCATCTGCTGGCCACCGCCGAGGGGCTTGAGGCGGCTGGCGTCGAGCTGCGCGATGTGGAGCGCGGCGGCGATGTGACCGTGCACGAGCCGGGGCAGCTGGTGGCTTACCCGATCTTCGACCTCAAGCAGCACACCAAGGACCTGCACTGGTATCTGCGGCAGGTCGAGGAAGCGGTGATCGTGGCGCTGCGCGAGTTCGGGCTCGAGACCACGCGCGTGGCCGGGCTCACGGGCGTGTGGGTGGAGGACGCGCGTGGGCGCCGCAAGCTGGCGAGCATCGGCGTGCATGCTCGCGACTGGGTGACCTGGCATGGGGTCGCGCTCAACGTCGAGAACACGCTGGCGACGTTCGCGCACACGGTGCCGTGTGGGATCGATGGGGTGGAAATGACCACGGTGGCCCGGGAGCTCGCGCTCCTGGGCCACCGTTCGGTGCCTTCGCTGGCTGATGTGGCCGGCGCGGTGGCGCGCGGCTTTGCGCAGGTCTTTCGGCTGACCGTCAGCGACGAGACGCGGGCGATCGAGGCGTAG